A stretch of the Erpetoichthys calabaricus chromosome 3, fErpCal1.3, whole genome shotgun sequence genome encodes the following:
- the LOC114647886 gene encoding serine/arginine-rich splicing factor 3 isoform X2 yields MHRDSCPLDCKVYVGNLGNNGNKTELEHSFGYYGPLRSVWVARNPPGFAFVEFEDPRDAADAVRELDGRTLCGCRVRVELSNGAKRTRNRGPPPSWSRRPRDDYRRRSPPHRHRSLSRDRRRERSLSRERNHKPSRSFSRSRSRSRSNERK; encoded by the exons ATGCATAGAGACTCCTGTCCATTGGATTGTAAAGTTTATGTTGGAAATCTTGGTAACAATGGTAACAAAACAGAGTTGGAGCATTCTTTTGGTTACTATGGACCTCTGAGGAGTGTGTGGGTAGCCAGAAACCCACCAGGCTTTGCATTTGTGGAGTTTGAGGACCCAAGGGATGCAGCAGATGCTGTCAGAGAACTAGATGGAAG GACCCTTTGTGGTTGCCGGGTAAGGGTTGAGCTTTCCAATGGTGCAAAGCGTACTCGCAATAGGGGACCACCCCCATCTTGGAGCAGACGTCCCCGTGATGATTATAGGCGCAGAAGCCCACCTCATCGGCACAG GTCTCTCTCTAGAGATAGGAGGAGGGAGAGATCCTTGTCAAGAGAACGAAATCATAAGCCTTCACGTTCTTTCTCTCGATCTCGCAG tcgtTCCAGGTCTAATGAGAGGAAGTAG
- the LOC114647886 gene encoding serine/arginine-rich splicing factor 3 isoform X1, whose translation MHRDSCPLDCKVYVGNLGNNGNKTELEHSFGYYGPLRSVWVARNPPGFAFVEFEDPRDAADAVRELDGRTLCGCRVRVELSNGAKRTRNRGPPPSWSRRPRDDYRRRSPPHRHRSPRRRSFSRSRSRSLSRDRRRERSLSRERNHKPSRSFSRSRSRSRSNERK comes from the exons ATGCATAGAGACTCCTGTCCATTGGATTGTAAAGTTTATGTTGGAAATCTTGGTAACAATGGTAACAAAACAGAGTTGGAGCATTCTTTTGGTTACTATGGACCTCTGAGGAGTGTGTGGGTAGCCAGAAACCCACCAGGCTTTGCATTTGTGGAGTTTGAGGACCCAAGGGATGCAGCAGATGCTGTCAGAGAACTAGATGGAAG GACCCTTTGTGGTTGCCGGGTAAGGGTTGAGCTTTCCAATGGTGCAAAGCGTACTCGCAATAGGGGACCACCCCCATCTTGGAGCAGACGTCCCCGTGATGATTATAGGCGCAGAAGCCCACCTCATCGGCACAG ATCACCACGCAGGAGAAGCTTCAGTCGAAGCCGTAGCAG GTCTCTCTCTAGAGATAGGAGGAGGGAGAGATCCTTGTCAAGAGAACGAAATCATAAGCCTTCACGTTCTTTCTCTCGATCTCGCAG tcgtTCCAGGTCTAATGAGAGGAAGTAG